A genome region from Desulfovibrio sp. includes the following:
- a CDS encoding tRNA (cytidine(34)-2'-O)-methyltransferase gives MQIVLFEPEIPPNTGNIARLCAATDTTLNLIEPLGFKLEDRYLKRAGLDYWPNVRLRVWPDWAAFAAEGQQGARLVLTSAKKGQVSAPAHQFAFEPDDCLVFGPETRGLPQEILDLSPHRIRIPMIEGRVRSLNLSTSAGIVLYMALARTGLMEDWK, from the coding sequence ATGCAGATAGTTCTCTTCGAGCCGGAAATTCCCCCGAACACGGGCAATATCGCCCGTCTGTGCGCCGCCACCGACACCACGCTCAACCTCATCGAGCCCTTGGGCTTCAAGCTTGAGGACCGCTACCTCAAGCGTGCCGGGCTGGATTACTGGCCCAACGTGCGCCTGCGTGTGTGGCCTGACTGGGCCGCATTTGCGGCGGAGGGGCAGCAGGGCGCACGGCTCGTGCTTACCTCGGCCAAGAAGGGGCAGGTGAGCGCCCCGGCCCACCAGTTTGCCTTTGAGCCGGACGACTGCCTTGTGTTCGGGCCAGAAACGCGCGGCCTGCCGCAGGAAATTCTGGATCTTTCGCCCCACCGCATCCGCATTCCCATGATCGAAGGCCGTGTGCGCAGCCTGAATCTCTCCACCTCGGCGGGCATAGTGCTGTACATGGCCCTTGCCCGCACGGGACTGATGGAGGACTGGAAGTGA